TTGCTTAATACTTGTGTCCAGTTACGAAATGATAAGACAAAATTACGCCATCGGTTTCTGTGGCTTGTTACGAATTATGTGGACGTCCTTATACTTTTTGATTAACTTGGTTGGTCATCGTAGTTTGTAAAAACTTCTCGGATGATCCCAACGCTAAGTCCGTTAATTATTTCCGTTAAAATCAATCATGTGCAAATACATGTGAAGTACATTCTTCATTTTACTTTCCCCTTTCATGTTACTTGTTTTTTTTTCTTGTTATTCTTTTTCTTCATCTCTAACAAATTCATAAACCCTAATATGTTACACATATCCTTACATTCAATTTTTCAATCTTACATGAACTTTACAATTTCATTTGATTCAACTCTATCATCATTTCAACCACAGTTACAAGCAGTGTTGTAAAAGTTGGCCGACTTGGCTGAcacgtcggccgatgcgtcgtttttttgggttctccgtcccgttttttctgaaaacgactcaaaagacggtcaaatctaaaagttcggtcaaagtctgtcaaagacggtcaaagttggtcaaaaacggtcaaaatcagtcaaattttcatcaagatgtgatatgttttaaaattagggtttgtttttattttttgggccgctcttttctctgtgtccttactgattatgtactcgataacattaattgagtttgatgtTTGATTTTATTtatattcaagttcttatttaagaaatttatggtacagaatcaactactttttacatatattaatatatatctaagaaattattaataaagtcaacgttggtcaacgaccgatgcgtcaccgACGCGTCCTCAACTCGACCGACGCGTCCTTTTCAGGTCTCGACCGATACGTCCCGACtcgtgacttttacaaccttggttaCAAGTTATTAAAAAACAACCTAATAAAAAATCAACCTCACCACTCTTAAAAAAGGTATAGTAGTGTTAGTTATAATAAAGAAATATAATTGAAAAGAAAAAATTGGTGGCTGCTGCCATTATAAATCATCCCTAAACCGCCATAATTTGTTTTGTTCAATTTAACAACCCTAAAATAAAAAACTAACAAATTACTTCATGGAAAGGAGACGGTTTGGATCAGTTACTTCAATAATCGACTGATTTGGGGATCTAAAAGACTATAACCACACGGTCATATAACGACCAACACAACAATTTCTCAGTTTTCCACCAAACATTCCACCAAACTCTCTAACCTCGCGAAACACTCGGAGATTCGGTGGAGGATTTAAAAGATGAGCGGTGGTGGTCATATATGATGGAGGCGGCGCTGGTGCTTATCAAACCCAGATCTCAATCTAAATTGGGTGCAAGTTTATATGTACTTATCCGTTTCAATTATATtatctacaatttttttttttttatattagaaattaattttacactttcatgaATGTATATGAACTagtctatatatacatacactatTAACAAAAGACCTATCTTCGTAAAAGTTAAACTTGATTCATAACTTTGTTTACTTTATTATGAGTACAAAAATATCTCCGTATTCTATTTAATTAACCCAATTAATTGATCTAAACTTCTATTTCTGATAGCCGATGTTAAAATCAAAACAATTATATAATCATATTATTTATAGATCGACTATAATAATTGTTAGTACGATTTTTCGTATAGCGGCTGTAccgtaccagtacaagacaatagttGCTCAGCGTGTGTGGCGTatgatgttgattgttgtttgccctcgagaaataatctctgcagacccggaacacggatgtgAGATCCGTGgtgtggcctcaatcaatctggggatgaatctgtaattgatccgtctagcgtattgctgctaagtggctaatgtgcgtttagagtgagaaagaactgtgtgagagagaaagtgtacttctctctgactgaagttcagatgtgaaatgtggtgacccagggggtctatttataggagcagaatgtccgaaattctcgggatacacgtgtcaattaaTGAGTGGTTCTGTTACACGAAATATTCGGAagatcggtggcgtgtgctgacgtggctgcgtgccgttcacgcgctgagttaaagggcttaagcatagaagctgcctgcagggcttacgcttgacgctgggcggcctgctataCGCTGGGCGACAAACACTGAAAACCGTCAAATTTTATTATCTTTTATGCTTTTGATCCATCTTTCTGTATagaaatggtgtttttatgcgtgtatcccctaggatacaccattaagtccccaagtttaatgtctttatttttgcaaaaaataaagtcattaaactaaaaataaaagatgtatttttcctcgaagacacaaaactgctgcAGCCGTCTGCTTTCCTGCTCTGACGTCACATTTCAATTATGAAATTTCTCCCAAAAtctttttgatttattttcaaaatttaaattGTTGTTCAATTGATCTGGCCCATACACCTTTGTCAATCTTATCTCTTCATTATCAATATACTTGACTATAAATAGCCCGTTCCCTTTTCCTTTTTTCTTTTCCGAAAACTGATTATTTGCTGTGAAGATAACTGCAATTATTCATTTTAGCGATCTGTTAAGTGCAAGGTCAGTGATCACTCATCTTTCTCTTCTgcttgaatttttatttttcatactaccatggccgaatccagcagcactTCTTCCCAAAGAGACAACCGTGATGTGAGCACCATCCCGTCAAGTATTACCGAAGCCGAAATAGATTGACTATGTATAGATCATAGGAATCTTAGATTACTAAATCTCATGGTTCCTTCTCCTAGTGATAGAGCAAACAATCCTCCCAAAAAGATGATTACACTGTATAAGCTTCAACTTACTATAGGTAACCTTCGTATTCATCCCAGAGTTTTCCTTCAACAACTTCTATCTCATTATGGGATTGGCCTTAGCCAAATTCATCCACTTGGGTTACAAAAAATTGTGCTTTTGAATTGTACTGTAACGTTGTTGATAAAATTCCCAGTATAAATGTTTTTCACGAGTTATTTAGAACTCGACTGGTGAGCAAATGCTAGTATACATTTGATTGTAAAGCTAATAAAGCTTTCACTGGAACGAAAGAAACCACTTTAAAAAGATGGAAAGAACCCTTCTTTTTTGTCAACGAAAGGGTTATCCAGGATAATTAGGCAAATATTCGGAATGGGGAAAAACTAAAATAGGAATAAGTAAATCAATCATACTGTCTGATGATGAAAGAACAACTGTTGAAGAGTGAAAGTCATTGGAACTTTCACAACGTTCATATGATGATAACGAAGCCATTTTAGTCCGTTGTGGGATGAGTGACAACTGGCGTGCTGGTTTTGCACCAGTGCTACACTGGAAAGGCTGTGGTAGGCATTTTATAAATTTGCTATACTTGTATTATGTCATTGTAAAATGTATTCTTATATGCTTTGTATTCAATGTGTTCATCTTTTGCAGAAGAAGAAATGCAGGTCTTTAAAGTGTTTAAGAAGGCCAATTTGGATTCCCTTACTGTTGCTGACCGGCCAAAAACTGCTGCAGAACTTGAGGTTGACAAAATTAAAGATACTGAATTTGAGGAGCAGTTAAAAAGTCCTGAACGGCCTACGGAAGGCGGCAATGATGATGCTGCACAACCATCTTCATCTGATGTGGAAATCATCGAGGGTACTCCCAAACCGTCTGGCGTCAAAAAGACTGGTAAACGCACAAAGCGTGTGTGGAAGCGTGCAGCTGGTAAAGCTTCCCAACAAGCAAAGAAAAGAAGTATGTCTATTTACTTATGCCGTGTAATAATGTCTATAATATTTGTTAATGCTAATCTGTAAAGTTATTTATCTATGTTGCAGAACTGATTTGCCAGCAGAGGATGCTGAAACCACTGCTAGTGGTGAGAAGAGTGACAAAGCTGTTGATGCCGAAGAAGATGACGATGAAGAGGAGGATGAAGAAACACATGAGGATAATACCTTTGAGACTCCTCCTTTCACTAACCCATTAACTTCTACAAGAATAGGTACAAcacaatcttcttcttcttctcatccgCCTTCTGTTGTCCCTCTGTCCGGCTTAAGAAGCTTTCTTGAAAATCCTGTTAACAAATCCGACAGTTTTGTCAATTTTCTGAAGGTATATATCACCAGTTAATTCTTGGAAATCTATTTGTATTGTCCACATTGTTTGTAGTTTTTAAATGTATGTTTATCTTGCAGGGAAATACGATTGCTGATCTTTCTTCATCTCTAACTGCAATGACCCTTAAACAAAGTTGCCAATCTACTGCTGCAGCATTGGTACTTCTGAATCACCTAGTACTTCATGGTCTGAAAATGCAAGAGGCTCAGGCAACTCTTGTTGACAATACTGTCCAGAATGCCAGCAAGCTGAAAAGGATGAAAATTGATTTGAACGATGCTAACTTGAAATGGAAAACAATAGTTGATTTGGCGAAGAAGAAAGAGGAAACACTTCAGCTAATTGAGAAAAAATGTGTTGCCGAGAGATTGGAAAAAGAAAAGGTGATGGAAGAAAAGAGTAAATTATTGAAGGAAGTAGAGGAGTTGAAGAAGTTGCTGGAACAAGAAAGGTGTCTTGTTGATGAAAAAACTGTTACTGCTGCTGCCTCAGAGAAAAAATTTATTGATTTGAAGCTTGGTATTCCTGACCTTGTGCAAAGGGTATTGAAATATGATCTTGTTGGTAAAACTTTTCATGAATATCTTATGGCCTCTGTAGAAAATGACATTTCTGATGCTGTTGAAGAAATTGTCAACTTTCTTCCAAATAAACCTGATCCACTGCCCACCGTGATATCAAAGCATATCAAACCTGACGCCGAGGTCAAACTGCAGGCTGCAATGAGTGAAGTTTCTTTGTTAAAAATTGTTTCCGTTAAAGAAGTGTGTGAGAAGGAAGATGCTTATGTAAAGGACATCTTAGAAGTACCAATTTGAAAAAACACTATAATTCTGTGTAATAACATTCTATGTTATATGTGTTTACATATTTTGAAACTGTTGTGATCCTTTGTGCTTGGCAGTACATATATACATGATTATTGTTAGCTATAGAAATCTTTGAGTATCATATGCCAAAAGTTTTTTGCCTTGATCTGATTTCAAAATAGCATATGTGTTGAACTTTCATCTGATATCCGCTATCCGCCGAGAGTTATTgtattatcagtcaatgatataaTGATGACCTTACTGAGTCAATAATTTTTGCCATTGTATGTTCATAATGTATGTAGTTTATCATGATTTATATTCGTATTGCTTAATTTGTTGGTAAAGTATATGTACTCTGATTGTCTTTGCTTGATGGATAAAGCAATATGTTATCCGTCCTCCGTGTTGCATAAGGATATTTGTTATGTAAAGAAGTATTTGAAAATTTGAAAACTTCTTCTTAAGTATAATATGAAGCAAACATAACATTTTATGCCAAGCATAAAAAGTGAGAAATCTGTTTGAAGTAGTTCTGCTTACAGAATGGGTGGTGTTCCGTTTAGCGTGTTGCGATCAGGTGTTTTGCGGCTTTATAAAATATACTTGTATTTAATTTTTTCTGCTTTCAATCACCTGATTGTTATATCATTTGCTTCGGTGGCGTAAAACAATCACCTGATTGTTACCTTCGGGGAATTGCCAGCGAAATAAACTAAAACTATAACCACTCAATCTCTAATCTCAGTGACTTGTATATCCCCATTTCAATAATAATCGCCGGTTATTGTATAAAACATTGGCTCCATCCGTGGGACCCACATCTTATTCATCTTGTTGAGCAAGAACCGACGTCATGGCGGAGTCCAGTCACATACCTCCGGGTTTCACACCACCCAGAAACCCACAAACCACAGAATCAACACAGCTAGAGTTCTCGACTGTGGGGACCTTGACCAGGTCACCAGCCACTCCTGCTGCATTCGTCTCAACGAACTATCAAGGTTCGCATTCTGTAGAACCACCTCCGCTGGTAGATAAGACCTTCGTCTTGAATAATTACGATCATATCAGATCGGTCATAAGGAGTTTAAGGGACACGGGAATCTTGCAAAGTAGAAGGGTGCTAACGTCCGAAAGCGAAGAATACGACGAGGAGCTGGAAATGGAACCTCCGAACCAAAACCCCCAGCCCCAAAGTTTGCCGGCAAACCCGTCAACAGCCACTACGACTCAGACAAGGGAAACCACAAGTATATCTCAGGGAACCCTCACTATACCTACGACACCCCTCTATACCTGCAATGTACCAGCTCCAACCGTGTCCATAGCGCCCCAAGCACCCAACAGACATATACCTCCACCTCACCCAAGTTGGGGTAGCTTAGGGCAACCAAACCAATATGTATGGGCCCAAGGAAACCCTCATGTCACTCCCAACATACCATGTGTAGAGACAACCCCTCTAAGCAACCTGCCAAACGCCTCCGTGCAACCAATCACCAGTCACGCTTATTTCCAAAATTGGAATCACCCGCCCAAGGTCACCAGGTACTACCCTCGATTGCTACCAATGACAACTTCTGGGTAAACCAAAAAACCCCGTTTGTGCCCTACATCCAACATTGTGCATTCCCTGATGGAATGAAAATCCCCGCATACCTAATTTATTACGAAGAAAAAAACGACCCAGATGATTTCCTTAATGTATTCGAAGGTGCAGGACGAATGGCCAAATGGGATATACCCGTAGCATGTCACACATTTTCTTACAGGTTAAAGGGAGATGCAAGGGTTTGGTTTGACTCCTTACCAAAAGACTCTGTAGCTAGCTTTGACGACCTAAAACGACAATTTAGGTCTAAGTTTAGTCAACAAAATTGACACAAAAAGAACCATGTGGCCGGCCATGGAATAAAACAGAAGGATAGCGAAGGTACTAGGGCCTTCCTTACTAGGTATACCAATGAAACCCAACAGATCCCAAACCTACCAGAATCACAGAGGATATCCGGACTGCAATATGGATCTAGGGTTAGATCTCTCATTGAACATCTTAGTCGAGACCTACCGAGCACCTACGAAGCTTTGCTAGAAAAAGCATATATATGGTTAGATGCAAAAGAAACAGCAGCTAGCTTCATCCTAGACGATGCACCCATAAATAAGCGAAAAGAGAGGTCAGAAAGAATGGATGACAAACATGGTATGAAAGAGGACAAAGGGAGATTCCACCCTTACTGAAGGGAAAACGGAGTTGGGATCTTGGGGGCGTTGATAAAAACTCCCAAGGAAATCCTGGCAACGGAGAAAGCAGCCAGTAAGTTCAAAGCTCCAGGGAAGATGTCCAACAGAGGAAGGAACAGGGACATGACCAAGTTTTGTGACTTCCATAATGATTTTGGTCACAAAACAGATGAGTGCTTCAACCTCAAAACAGCCATCGAGGAAGCTGTTAAATCAGGAAAACTGTCTCATCTCATAAAAGGGATCAGAGAACCAAAGAAAGAGAGGGTACAGGAAAAGAGAACAGAAGAAACGAGGCAGGAAGCAGAAAATGCAATATTGGCAATAGATTCACACCAACCTTATAAGAAAAGAGACAGGGGCCGGATCATCAAGGAATAGAGTGAAGTATCGTTTCCAGCCCTTGATACAATATATCCTTCGGACCTACCAGTCACCATGAATGGAAAAGTCTTTGGAAGAGAAGTTCGAAGGATATATCTCGACAGCGGAAGCGCCTGTGATGTAATGTACAAACATTGCTTCGATCGGTTAAGTCCCTCAATCAGAGCGCGATTAGGTGCTCCTAGGGTACCATTAGTAGGGTTCTCCGGAGAAAGATGTTGGCCAATTGGGGAAATTGATCTTGACTTCACAATAGGTGAGCCACCATTAACAAGAACCGAAACCATTGATTTTGTGGTAGTCAGAGCAAATTTCCCACACAACATTTTGCTTGGGAGAGTGGCTATGAAAAAGATAGGCATAA
The window above is part of the Rutidosis leptorrhynchoides isolate AG116_Rl617_1_P2 chromosome 1, CSIRO_AGI_Rlap_v1, whole genome shotgun sequence genome. Proteins encoded here:
- the LOC139872834 gene encoding uncharacterized protein isoform X1, yielding MSDNWRAGFAPVLHWKGCEEEMQVFKVFKKANLDSLTVADRPKTAAELEVDKIKDTEFEEQLKSPERPTEGGNDDAAQPSSSDVEIIEGTPKPSGVKKTGKRTKRVWKRAAEDAETTASGEKSDKAVDAEEDDDEEEDEETHEDNTFETPPFTNPLTSTRIGTTQSSSSSHPPSVVPLSGLRSFLENPVNKSDSFVNFLKGNTIADLSSSLTAMTLKQSCQSTAAALVLLNHLVLHGLKMQEAQATLVDNTVQNASKLKRMKIDLNDANLKWKTIVDLAKKKEETLQLIEKKCVAERLEKEKVMEEKSKLLKEVEELKKLLEQERCLVDEKTVTAAASEKKFIDLKLGIPDLVQRVLKYDLVGKTFHEYLMASVENDISDAVEEIVNFLPNKPDPLPTVISKHIKPDAEVKLQAAMSEVSLLKIVSVKEVCEKEDAYVKDILEVPI
- the LOC139872834 gene encoding uncharacterized protein isoform X2, with protein sequence MQVFKVFKKANLDSLTVADRPKTAAELEVDKIKDTEFEEQLKSPERPTEGGNDDAAQPSSSDVEIIEGTPKPSGVKKTGKRTKRVWKRAAEDAETTASGEKSDKAVDAEEDDDEEEDEETHEDNTFETPPFTNPLTSTRIGTTQSSSSSHPPSVVPLSGLRSFLENPVNKSDSFVNFLKGNTIADLSSSLTAMTLKQSCQSTAAALVLLNHLVLHGLKMQEAQATLVDNTVQNASKLKRMKIDLNDANLKWKTIVDLAKKKEETLQLIEKKCVAERLEKEKVMEEKSKLLKEVEELKKLLEQERCLVDEKTVTAAASEKKFIDLKLGIPDLVQRVLKYDLVGKTFHEYLMASVENDISDAVEEIVNFLPNKPDPLPTVISKHIKPDAEVKLQAAMSEVSLLKIVSVKEVCEKEDAYVKDILEVPI